Proteins co-encoded in one Novosphingobium sp. PP1Y genomic window:
- a CDS encoding TonB-dependent receptor: protein MNTKSHIAYALACSVSMLAFASNSAHAAEAEAQAPTPGETGITDIVVTAERREVSLQEAPLSVSAVTSETLKAANITDITGLNGSVPGLVVARSGGGERIITIRGIGSETPENTNTQPGVSYHIDGVYIFNSIAASAAFIDVAQVEVLRGPQGTLFGQGSTGGTINVVSIEPSTDALSGNVSAGIGNYKYMEGSGALNVPLSDTLAIRGAIQYTKHDGYAYATKVPGVDKYDLDDQDETGWRIGAKWSPAPNFSITLNTVQYDSKTNGPAQKNILDPDTDPRVLTQDYPGRSEVKTELYTGVIKWETPFATIKSITGYQKLHSEQAWDADGLDTELFFANTYNPISFTGVSYDHVPLWASDTESWSQEINMTSNGNGPFNWVLGGVYLHSKNSQYINEYRSYDDNFLQPALPVDTAFDDPLVGNLTYAELSSIKRELYAFFAQGTYEVTSQLKLTAGVRYNHDKASGAYDSLSGGTSNQTSGAYMQPASTGSRKADAWTGKVALDYQITPENMVYASWTRGFKPGGINSASASGGSFSVLPTYKQETVDSFEAGTKNRFMDDTLQINASAFLYQYKNMQFLEEDPILYGEGISNAPKARVYGLELESTYVPTDGLRFDASLSWLEGKFTSHYAALDPTAATDAQNAAGYPDYLFWTNFYNAVLARDAARADIKGNRIPKLPRWQGTIAATYNAEVGPGELTTRAQLIYRGKYQYRLFNDGAVDLTPSYTQVNLMAKYEPEGTNTDITLRVINLFDEDGVNSRFSDPYGSAQVFDTYIPPRQVILSFGYRF, encoded by the coding sequence ATGAACACCAAATCTCACATCGCCTATGCCCTGGCCTGCAGCGTATCCATGCTCGCATTCGCATCGAATAGTGCCCATGCCGCCGAGGCCGAAGCCCAGGCACCGACGCCGGGGGAAACCGGCATCACCGACATCGTCGTCACGGCCGAGCGCCGCGAGGTGAGCCTTCAGGAGGCCCCGCTCTCGGTCAGCGCTGTCACTTCCGAAACGCTCAAGGCGGCAAACATCACCGACATCACCGGCCTCAACGGGTCGGTGCCCGGTCTCGTGGTTGCGCGCAGCGGTGGCGGCGAACGGATCATCACCATCCGCGGCATCGGATCCGAAACGCCGGAGAACACCAACACGCAGCCGGGCGTCTCCTACCACATCGACGGGGTCTACATTTTCAACTCGATCGCCGCGAGCGCAGCCTTCATCGACGTTGCCCAGGTCGAAGTCCTGCGCGGCCCGCAGGGGACCCTGTTCGGCCAGGGTTCGACCGGCGGCACGATCAACGTCGTCTCGATCGAACCGAGCACCGATGCGCTGTCCGGCAACGTCAGCGCCGGGATCGGCAACTACAAGTACATGGAAGGCTCCGGCGCGCTCAACGTACCGCTGAGCGACACGCTCGCGATCCGCGGCGCGATCCAGTACACCAAGCACGACGGCTACGCCTATGCGACCAAGGTCCCCGGCGTCGACAAGTACGACCTCGACGATCAGGACGAGACCGGCTGGCGCATCGGCGCCAAGTGGTCGCCCGCGCCGAACTTCTCGATCACGCTGAACACGGTGCAGTACGACAGCAAGACCAACGGCCCGGCACAGAAGAACATCCTCGATCCCGATACCGATCCGCGCGTCCTGACGCAGGACTATCCCGGCAGGTCGGAGGTGAAGACCGAGCTTTATACCGGCGTGATCAAGTGGGAGACCCCCTTCGCCACGATCAAGTCGATCACCGGCTACCAGAAGCTGCATTCCGAGCAGGCATGGGATGCCGACGGGCTCGATACCGAGCTCTTTTTTGCCAACACCTACAATCCGATCAGCTTCACCGGCGTCAGCTACGACCACGTTCCTCTCTGGGCTTCCGATACCGAGAGCTGGAGCCAGGAAATCAACATGACCTCGAACGGCAACGGTCCGTTCAATTGGGTCCTGGGCGGCGTCTACCTGCACTCGAAGAACAGCCAGTACATCAACGAGTACCGCAGCTACGACGACAACTTCCTGCAGCCCGCGCTGCCGGTCGATACAGCCTTCGACGATCCACTGGTCGGCAATCTCACATACGCCGAGCTATCGTCGATCAAGCGCGAGCTTTATGCCTTCTTCGCGCAGGGCACCTACGAAGTGACGAGCCAGCTCAAGCTCACGGCAGGCGTGCGCTACAACCACGACAAGGCCTCGGGAGCCTATGACAGCCTGTCGGGCGGGACGTCCAACCAGACTTCAGGCGCCTACATGCAGCCGGCATCCACTGGCAGCCGCAAGGCCGATGCCTGGACCGGCAAGGTTGCGCTGGATTACCAGATCACCCCGGAAAACATGGTTTATGCAAGCTGGACCCGCGGCTTCAAGCCGGGGGGCATCAACTCGGCTTCGGCTTCGGGCGGCAGCTTCTCGGTCCTGCCGACCTACAAGCAGGAGACCGTGGACTCCTTCGAGGCCGGCACCAAGAACCGCTTCATGGACGACACGCTGCAGATCAACGCTTCAGCCTTCCTCTACCAGTACAAGAACATGCAGTTCCTCGAGGAAGATCCGATCCTCTACGGCGAGGGCATCAGCAATGCGCCCAAGGCGCGGGTCTATGGCCTGGAACTGGAAAGCACCTACGTGCCGACCGACGGTCTGCGCTTCGACGCTTCGCTGTCCTGGCTGGAGGGCAAGTTCACCTCGCACTACGCAGCGCTCGATCCCACCGCGGCGACCGATGCGCAGAACGCGGCGGGCTATCCTGACTACCTGTTCTGGACCAACTTCTACAACGCGGTCCTTGCCCGCGATGCCGCGCGCGCCGACATCAAGGGCAACCGCATTCCCAAACTGCCGCGCTGGCAGGGCACCATTGCCGCAACCTACAATGCTGAGGTCGGCCCCGGAGAACTCACCACCCGCGCGCAGTTGATCTATCGCGGCAAGTACCAGTACCGCCTGTTCAACGACGGCGCCGTCGACCTCACCCCGTCCTACACGCAGGTCAACCTGATGGCGAAGTACGAGCCGGAGGGGACCAACACCGACATCACCCTGCGCGTGATCAACCTGTTCGACGAGGACGGCGTGAACTCGCGCTTCTCCGATCCCTATGGCAGCGCGCAGGTGTTCGACACCTACATCCCGCCACGGCAGGTGATCCTCTCATTCGGGTATCGCTTCTGA
- a CDS encoding aldo/keto reductase: MTATASPTTLRKATLGRTGMEISRVGFGAWAIGGPDWAVGWGAQDDADSVRAIRHAAERGVNWIDTAAIYGLGHSEEVVARALAEIPQAERPYVFTKCGQVWDPADRKSKLRVGRKDSIRRECEDSLRRLRVDVIDLLQMHWPAEDGSELDEYWQALLDLKAEGKVRAVGLSNHDAVQLEQAEALGHVDTLQPPLSAIKRGALARELPWCLARDTGVIVYSPMQSGLLSGGFSAERVAGLPSDDWRSSHPDFTGDALARNLAVAEAMKPVAERHGVSQAAVAVAWALAMPGVTGAIVGARSPAQVDGWVAAAGLELDATDLGQIAQAIRSAGAGEGPVFG, from the coding sequence ATGACTGCGACCGCTTCGCCTACAACACTACGCAAGGCCACGCTGGGCCGCACGGGAATGGAGATCAGTCGCGTCGGCTTCGGGGCCTGGGCCATCGGCGGTCCGGACTGGGCAGTCGGATGGGGGGCGCAGGACGATGCGGATTCGGTGCGGGCGATCCGTCATGCGGCCGAGCGCGGGGTAAACTGGATCGATACTGCGGCGATATACGGTCTCGGTCATTCCGAGGAAGTGGTCGCTCGCGCGCTTGCCGAAATCCCGCAGGCCGAGCGGCCTTATGTCTTCACCAAGTGCGGGCAGGTCTGGGATCCGGCGGACCGCAAGAGCAAGCTGCGCGTCGGTCGCAAGGATTCCATCCGCCGTGAATGCGAGGATTCGCTGCGCCGACTTCGGGTCGATGTCATCGACCTGTTGCAGATGCACTGGCCCGCGGAAGACGGCAGCGAGCTGGATGAATACTGGCAGGCTTTGCTGGACCTGAAAGCCGAGGGCAAGGTGCGGGCCGTCGGCCTTTCGAACCATGATGCCGTCCAACTCGAGCAAGCCGAAGCGCTTGGCCATGTCGACACCCTCCAGCCGCCGCTGTCGGCGATCAAGCGCGGTGCGCTGGCGCGGGAACTGCCATGGTGCCTGGCCCGCGATACCGGGGTGATCGTTTATAGTCCGATGCAGTCGGGGCTTCTTTCCGGCGGCTTTTCTGCCGAGCGGGTGGCCGGACTGCCCTCGGACGACTGGCGTTCGAGCCACCCGGACTTCACAGGCGATGCCCTGGCGCGCAATCTTGCCGTGGCCGAGGCGATGAAGCCGGTGGCCGAGCGCCACGGAGTTTCGCAGGCGGCAGTCGCGGTGGCCTGGGCGCTGGCAATGCCGGGCGTGACCGGGGCCATAGTCGGCGCGCGCAGTCCGGCGCAGGTCGATGGCTGGGTCGCAGCTGCCGGGCTCGAACTCGACGCGACGGATCTGGGGCAGATCGCGCAGGCCATCCGCAGCGCCGGAGCGGGCGAGGGACCGGTATTCGGTTGA
- a CDS encoding bile acid:sodium symporter family protein: MNRLLARFNIDPYLLLLVSTVAFASVLPARGVFADIAGGVADAGIALLFFLHGAKLSREAIVDGARAWKLHVSVASLTFVLFPLIGLAVSAIPGLDPALATGVLFLTLLPSTVQSSIAFTAIAGGNVAAAVCSASFSNLAGIFVTPLLTAVLITGKQGGFSSDPVITISVQLLLPFLAGHFLRPWIGEFVARHKKVLGYTDRGSILLVVYTAFGAAVIDGLWSRVTIGELALIAGISIAILALVLLAANMLGRAMRFSREDLIVLVFCGSKKSLATGVPLAGVLFTQAQVGAIILPLMFFHQIQLMVCAILARRYAAQATREAMA; this comes from the coding sequence ATGAACCGATTGCTCGCCCGCTTCAATATCGACCCCTACCTGCTGCTGCTGGTCTCGACCGTTGCGTTTGCCTCGGTCCTGCCGGCGCGCGGGGTCTTTGCCGACATTGCCGGAGGAGTTGCCGACGCGGGCATTGCGCTGCTGTTCTTCCTGCACGGGGCCAAGCTCTCGCGCGAGGCGATCGTGGACGGCGCGCGGGCCTGGAAGCTGCATGTCTCGGTGGCATCGCTCACCTTCGTCCTGTTCCCGCTGATCGGGCTGGCGGTTTCTGCGATTCCCGGTCTGGACCCGGCATTGGCTACCGGCGTGTTGTTCCTCACACTGCTGCCTTCCACAGTGCAGTCATCTATCGCCTTTACCGCGATTGCCGGGGGCAATGTTGCCGCTGCGGTGTGCAGTGCCTCCTTCTCCAACCTTGCCGGCATCTTCGTGACGCCCTTGCTGACTGCGGTGCTGATCACCGGGAAGCAGGGCGGTTTCTCGAGCGATCCGGTGATCACGATTTCCGTGCAACTGCTGCTGCCGTTCCTTGCCGGCCATTTCCTGCGCCCCTGGATCGGCGAGTTCGTGGCGCGGCACAAGAAAGTGCTGGGCTACACCGATCGCGGCTCGATCCTGCTGGTCGTCTACACCGCTTTCGGGGCTGCCGTCATCGACGGGCTGTGGAGCCGCGTGACCATCGGCGAACTGGCGCTGATCGCGGGAATATCGATTGCCATCCTCGCCCTCGTCTTGCTGGCGGCGAACATGCTCGGTCGGGCGATGCGCTTTTCGCGAGAGGACCTGATCGTCCTGGTCTTCTGCGGTTCGAAGAAGAGTCTTGCGACCGGCGTTCCCCTGGCGGGCGTGCTGTTCACACAGGCGCAAGTGGGCGCGATCATCCTGCCGCTGATGTTCTTTCACCAGATCCAGCTGATGGTCTGCGCCATTCTCGCGCGTCGCTATGCCGCGCAGGCCACCCGCGAGGCGATGGCCTAA
- a CDS encoding FAD:protein FMN transferase — protein MATTWSVRLVAEPSLEVGRLRRDCQSALDRVVAQMSQWEPDSDLSRFNRAGAGEWLPLPPEFAAVMAEALDIAQLTGGAFDPTVGGASEAWGFGASPATLAPTCDALDTLASPQGWKRLDFAPDPARLRQPGGIALDLCAIAKGYGVDRLAETVTAAGASSFLVEVGGELRAQGLKPDFQPWWVDLEETGGEGLTPLRIALSGCAVATSGHTRRFHQVDGMRLGHTIDPATGAPLRNGAQSVTVLAETAMRADALATALMVMGEAAEDFARQHGIAARIVAETEILTPALAAMLD, from the coding sequence ATGGCCACGACATGGTCGGTGCGGCTCGTGGCCGAACCCAGCCTGGAAGTCGGCAGGTTGCGCCGCGATTGCCAGTCCGCGCTGGACCGCGTCGTCGCGCAGATGAGCCAGTGGGAACCGGACTCCGATCTCAGCCGCTTCAACCGCGCCGGTGCGGGCGAATGGCTTCCGCTTCCGCCCGAATTCGCAGCGGTCATGGCAGAAGCGCTCGACATCGCACAATTGACGGGCGGGGCCTTCGATCCCACGGTCGGCGGGGCGAGCGAGGCCTGGGGCTTCGGCGCCAGCCCGGCCACGCTAGCGCCAACCTGCGACGCGCTCGATACCCTTGCCTCGCCCCAGGGCTGGAAGCGGCTGGACTTCGCACCCGATCCGGCACGCCTGCGCCAACCGGGAGGGATCGCCCTCGACTTGTGCGCCATCGCCAAGGGCTACGGGGTCGACCGGCTCGCCGAAACAGTCACCGCCGCCGGCGCCTCATCCTTCCTCGTCGAAGTCGGCGGCGAATTGCGCGCGCAGGGCCTGAAGCCCGATTTCCAGCCATGGTGGGTGGATCTCGAGGAGACTGGCGGCGAGGGGCTCACGCCCTTGCGCATTGCGCTGAGCGGCTGCGCGGTCGCGACCAGCGGCCACACGCGCCGGTTCCATCAAGTGGACGGCATGCGGCTTGGCCATACCATCGACCCGGCTACCGGCGCGCCGCTGCGCAATGGCGCCCAAAGTGTGACGGTGCTGGCCGAGACCGCGATGCGCGCCGACGCGCTCGCGACGGCGCTGATGGTGATGGGTGAGGCCGCCGAGGACTTCGCAAGGCAGCACGGCATCGCAGCGCGCATCGTGGCCGAGACCGAGATACTCACCCCCGCACTGGCGGCAATGCTCGATTAG
- a CDS encoding DUF4198 domain-containing protein, protein MKMRSRLGARAAFLAISLAVVLPGSAQAHRAWFLPSETILSGEDAWITVDGAVSNDLFYPNHFPLGTDGVKVEKPDGSAGSIENAASGKIRSTFDLHLDQPGTWKIGNMRSGVFGRYKLNGEQKRLPRGAQASEIEKLIPAGATDVEVRENLMRNEFFVTLGAPTDTVFTPSGKGLELVPVTHPNDLVANEEGVFRFLIDGKPAAGIELTAILGGGRYANQPVEVKATSDAKGEVRLAWPQPGMYWLEAETKDKNTSVPGATERGLGYVTTLEVMAP, encoded by the coding sequence ATGAAAATGCGCAGCCGTCTTGGCGCCCGCGCCGCCTTCCTTGCCATCTCGCTGGCCGTCGTCCTGCCCGGATCGGCCCAGGCGCACCGAGCCTGGTTCCTCCCCTCCGAGACGATCCTGTCCGGCGAAGATGCCTGGATCACAGTGGACGGAGCGGTTTCGAACGACCTGTTCTATCCCAACCACTTCCCGCTCGGCACCGACGGCGTGAAGGTCGAGAAGCCGGACGGCAGTGCCGGGTCGATCGAGAACGCGGCCAGCGGCAAGATCCGCTCCACCTTCGATCTGCACCTGGACCAACCAGGCACCTGGAAGATCGGCAACATGCGCAGCGGCGTGTTCGGCCGCTACAAGCTGAACGGCGAGCAGAAGCGCCTGCCGCGCGGCGCTCAGGCAAGCGAGATCGAGAAGCTGATCCCGGCCGGCGCAACCGATGTCGAAGTCCGCGAAAACCTGATGCGCAACGAGTTCTTCGTGACGCTCGGCGCACCGACCGACACCGTTTTTACGCCGAGCGGCAAGGGCTTGGAATTGGTTCCCGTAACCCACCCCAACGATCTCGTCGCAAACGAGGAAGGCGTGTTCCGCTTCCTGATCGACGGCAAGCCTGCTGCCGGCATTGAACTGACCGCCATCCTCGGCGGCGGCCGCTATGCCAACCAGCCGGTCGAAGTGAAGGCGACCAGCGACGCCAAGGGTGAAGTCAGGCTCGCCTGGCCGCAGCCGGGCATGTACTGGCTCGAGGCCGAGACCAAGGACAAGAACACCAGCGTCCCCGGCGCGACCGAGCGCGGCCTCGGCTACGTCACGACGCTGGAAGTCATGGCGCCCTGA
- a CDS encoding DUF2271 domain-containing protein produces MRKTSLFALTGAATIASPAMADTMTVDITIPRMSVAEYHRPYVAVWLEGEGGKVRTLSVWYDKDKRGGEGKKWLNEMRTWWRKAGRSASIDGVSGATRAPGPQKLSIPAAALRGLPAGNYQLVVEAAREVGGREVVKLPVSLGGKSASTARASGKTELGSVAATIKP; encoded by the coding sequence ATGCGCAAGACTTCGCTTTTCGCCCTGACCGGCGCTGCCACCATCGCCAGCCCGGCGATGGCCGACACGATGACCGTCGACATCACCATCCCGCGAATGTCGGTCGCCGAATACCACCGCCCCTACGTCGCCGTCTGGCTGGAAGGCGAAGGCGGCAAGGTGCGCACGCTATCCGTCTGGTACGACAAGGACAAGCGCGGCGGCGAAGGCAAGAAGTGGCTCAACGAAATGCGCACTTGGTGGCGCAAGGCGGGCCGCAGCGCATCGATTGACGGCGTCTCGGGCGCAACGCGTGCCCCCGGCCCGCAGAAGCTTTCGATCCCGGCCGCCGCCCTGCGTGGCCTGCCCGCCGGGAATTACCAGCTCGTGGTCGAGGCCGCGCGCGAAGTCGGCGGCCGCGAAGTCGTCAAGCTGCCCGTCTCGCTGGGCGGCAAGAGCGCATCGACCGCCCGCGCCAGCGGCAAGACCGAACTCGGCAGCGTTGCCGCCACCATCAAGCCCTGA
- a CDS encoding PepSY-associated TM helix domain-containing protein: MRVGANATPSGRSGCTARPRRKLTRGFWLRHLHTWHWISSAISLVGLMLFVLTGFTLNHAADISSQPQVVEGSANLPAEMRESLSGLATEGKAPLPGDLRTSLSSQTGMAVSQAPAELSEDEVYLAMPRPGGDAWIAIDRTSGNVTWESTDRGWISYLNDLHKGRDTGKAWRMFIDVFVLSAMVFIGTGFVLLWLHGRNRPATWPLTGLGFLVPFLLALFFIH; this comes from the coding sequence ATGCGCGTCGGCGCCAATGCCACCCCCTCGGGTCGATCGGGCTGCACAGCCCGCCCGCGCAGGAAACTGACCCGCGGCTTCTGGCTGCGCCACCTGCACACCTGGCACTGGATCAGCTCGGCCATCTCGCTCGTCGGCCTGATGCTCTTCGTGTTGACCGGGTTCACCCTCAACCACGCCGCCGACATCAGCTCCCAACCGCAGGTCGTCGAGGGATCGGCAAACCTCCCGGCCGAGATGCGCGAAAGCCTCTCCGGCCTCGCCACCGAGGGCAAGGCCCCGCTTCCCGGCGACCTGCGAACCTCGCTGTCCAGCCAGACCGGCATGGCCGTTTCGCAGGCTCCCGCCGAACTGAGCGAGGACGAGGTCTATCTCGCCATGCCGCGTCCCGGCGGCGATGCCTGGATCGCGATCGATCGCACCAGCGGCAACGTCACCTGGGAAAGCACCGACCGCGGCTGGATCTCCTACCTCAACGACCTGCACAAGGGCCGCGACACCGGCAAGGCATGGCGCATGTTCATCGACGTCTTCGTGCTGTCGGCCATGGTCTTCATCGGCACCGGCTTCGTGCTGCTCTGGCTCCATGGCCGAAACCGCCCGGCGACCTGGCCGCTCACCGGCCTCGGCTTCCTGGTGCCCTTCCTGCTCGCCCTTTTCTTCATTCACTGA
- a CDS encoding energy transducer TonB produces the protein MELSITDTLDPIASGQAKGAARPKERAPKDETTWIVPFAPTPVAREPEIDRVLEPSGARYAPGGFNYRAFAIVAAIHVLAIAVLLGMGVVKVAKAPQKHLTVFAVSPPAPPLEPAPQPEIEPQPLVQEAQPTVVKPMIELPSKSPMVIDAAPVQSAVAVKVDAPPAPKAPPAPPAPVTPPDFSAAQLNNPGPTYPYAARRAREQGTVMLKVLVTPEGRAGDIEINESSGFDRLDKAAIQTVRKWRFVPAKQAGKPVAAWVLVPVGFHLN, from the coding sequence ATGGAACTATCCATTACCGATACCCTTGACCCGATCGCATCCGGGCAGGCGAAGGGCGCGGCGCGCCCGAAGGAACGCGCGCCGAAGGACGAGACGACATGGATCGTCCCATTCGCGCCCACCCCGGTCGCCCGGGAACCTGAAATTGACCGAGTTCTTGAACCATCCGGTGCGCGCTATGCCCCGGGCGGCTTCAACTATCGGGCCTTCGCGATCGTCGCCGCGATCCATGTCCTCGCCATTGCCGTCCTGCTCGGTATGGGCGTGGTCAAGGTTGCGAAGGCGCCGCAAAAGCACCTGACGGTCTTCGCCGTCTCCCCGCCAGCACCCCCGCTCGAGCCTGCGCCTCAACCCGAGATCGAGCCGCAACCGCTGGTCCAGGAAGCGCAGCCGACAGTCGTCAAGCCGATGATCGAGCTGCCGTCGAAGTCCCCGATGGTGATCGACGCGGCCCCGGTGCAGAGCGCGGTTGCCGTCAAGGTCGATGCGCCGCCAGCGCCCAAGGCCCCGCCCGCGCCACCGGCCCCGGTGACCCCGCCCGATTTTTCCGCCGCCCAGCTCAACAATCCCGGCCCCACCTATCCCTACGCCGCACGCCGCGCGCGGGAGCAAGGCACGGTGATGCTCAAGGTCCTGGTCACGCCCGAAGGCCGCGCCGGTGACATAGAGATCAACGAGTCCAGCGGCTTCGATCGGCTCGACAAGGCCGCGATCCAGACCGTGCGCAAGTGGCGCTTCGTTCCGGCCAAGCAGGCCGGGAAGCCCGTTGCCGCCTGGGTGCTCGTGCCCGTCGGCTTCCACCTGAACTGA
- a CDS encoding TonB-dependent siderophore receptor has product MTRTRITGGQAAASFVALSCVGFIATAPVQVSAQEAKDQPVRLEGVSVTESAIEEDYGADRVQSPKSTAPLIDTPRTVNVITTDVLKDTASFDFADALRTVPGITLGAGEGGVASADIPLIRGVDATSDTYVDGARDVGSQTRETFAVERIEVFKGSTGAFGGRGSAGGAINIVSKMPRDGNFANADVTVGTDDFKRVAVDVNQKLAEKLAVRINGMWHDADVAGRDAVFNKRWGIAPSVTWGIGTETTATLSYYHYETDDMPDYGIPITSRGQLDGVLPEGSRRPADTDYDNFYGLADRDFQKTKVDSVTFQFQHDFGRGWVLSNTARWSRVRNDYIVTNPDDSKGNVANGLVWRGVKSRNSLNQSLVNNLNLAGRFKTGGIEHSIAMGFEMSASDTDRYSYSVDTGDSTCASLADYNCTTLDNPNPSDPWTGTITLNPDSGVLTRAEDYSFYAFDTVTIIPQLLVNGGVRWTSFNIRASGSSRGVPYSVDKKTDFWTWQGGVVFKPVENASIYFSYADSATPPGADVGEGANAVSGTNANYEPQTMENWEVGAKADLLGGALSLTAAAFQIDRSNIRDFNPETGDQMIIANKARIKGFEVGASGRVGPVSLLAGYSYTDSSLRDSSADNGNALPNTPKHNVALTSTVDVTDRFSIGGGAYHASKRYADTANLIEADGYWRFDANAGFRFNENFSVKLNLRNLTDKRYVTKLRNPHFAVPSAGRQALVTLSASY; this is encoded by the coding sequence ATGACGCGTACCCGCATTACTGGCGGCCAGGCGGCCGCCAGCTTCGTCGCTCTGAGCTGCGTTGGCTTCATTGCGACAGCACCGGTTCAGGTCTCGGCGCAGGAAGCCAAGGACCAGCCGGTCCGCCTCGAGGGCGTCTCCGTCACAGAAAGCGCCATTGAAGAAGATTACGGCGCCGATCGCGTCCAGAGCCCCAAGTCCACGGCTCCGCTGATCGACACCCCGCGTACCGTCAATGTCATCACCACCGACGTGCTCAAGGACACCGCGTCATTCGATTTCGCCGATGCCCTGCGCACGGTACCCGGCATCACGCTTGGCGCCGGCGAAGGCGGCGTCGCCAGCGCCGACATTCCACTGATCCGCGGCGTCGACGCCACCTCGGACACTTACGTCGACGGCGCCCGCGACGTCGGCTCGCAGACCCGCGAGACATTCGCGGTGGAGCGCATAGAGGTCTTCAAGGGGTCCACGGGAGCGTTCGGCGGCCGAGGCTCGGCCGGCGGCGCCATCAACATCGTCTCCAAGATGCCGCGCGACGGCAACTTCGCCAATGCTGACGTGACCGTAGGCACCGACGACTTCAAGCGCGTCGCCGTCGACGTAAACCAGAAGCTGGCCGAAAAGCTGGCCGTGCGCATCAACGGCATGTGGCACGATGCCGATGTCGCCGGGCGTGACGCGGTCTTCAACAAGCGCTGGGGCATCGCTCCTTCCGTCACCTGGGGGATCGGCACGGAGACCACCGCGACGCTCTCGTACTACCACTACGAAACCGACGACATGCCGGACTACGGCATTCCGATCACCTCGCGCGGCCAGCTCGACGGCGTGCTGCCCGAGGGATCGCGCCGGCCCGCCGACACCGACTACGACAACTTCTACGGCCTGGCCGACCGCGACTTCCAGAAGACCAAGGTCGACTCCGTCACCTTTCAGTTCCAGCATGACTTCGGCCGCGGCTGGGTCCTGTCGAACACCGCCCGCTGGTCGCGCGTGCGCAACGACTACATCGTCACAAACCCCGATGACAGCAAGGGCAACGTCGCCAACGGCCTCGTCTGGCGCGGGGTCAAGAGCCGCAATTCGCTCAACCAGAGCCTCGTCAACAACCTGAACCTGGCAGGCCGGTTCAAGACCGGCGGCATTGAGCACAGCATCGCGATGGGCTTCGAGATGTCGGCTTCCGACACCGACCGCTACTCATACTCGGTCGATACCGGCGACAGCACCTGCGCTTCACTGGCGGACTACAACTGCACCACGCTCGACAATCCCAACCCCTCGGATCCGTGGACCGGGACGATCACCCTCAACCCGGACAGCGGTGTCCTGACCCGCGCCGAAGACTACAGCTTCTACGCCTTCGACACGGTCACGATCATCCCGCAGCTGCTGGTCAACGGCGGCGTACGCTGGACCAGCTTCAATATCCGTGCGAGCGGTTCGAGCCGCGGCGTTCCTTACTCGGTCGACAAGAAGACCGACTTCTGGACCTGGCAGGGCGGCGTCGTCTTCAAGCCGGTCGAGAATGCCAGCATCTACTTCTCCTATGCGGACTCGGCCACGCCTCCGGGCGCGGACGTCGGCGAAGGCGCAAATGCCGTGAGCGGCACCAACGCCAATTACGAACCGCAAACCATGGAAAACTGGGAAGTGGGCGCCAAGGCCGATCTCCTCGGCGGTGCACTCAGCCTGACGGCAGCCGCATTCCAGATCGACCGCAGCAACATTCGCGACTTCAATCCGGAAACCGGGGATCAGATGATCATCGCCAACAAGGCGCGCATCAAGGGCTTCGAAGTCGGTGCGTCGGGCCGCGTCGGGCCGGTCTCGCTGCTTGCCGGGTATAGCTACACCGACAGCTCGTTGCGCGACAGCAGTGCGGACAACGGCAACGCCCTGCCCAACACGCCCAAGCACAACGTGGCGCTCACCTCGACTGTCGACGTGACCGACCGGTTCAGCATCGGCGGCGGCGCCTATCACGCCTCCAAGCGCTATGCCGACACGGCGAACCTCATCGAGGCGGACGGCTACTGGCGCTTCGATGCCAATGCCGGCTTCCGCTTCAACGAGAACTTCTCGGTCAAACTGAACCTGCGCAACCTGACCGACAAGCGCTACGTCACGAAGCTGCGCAACCCGCACTTCGCGGTGCCTTCCGCAGGACGCCAGGCGCTCGTCACGCTCAGCGCGAGCTACTGA